The genomic stretch TCCCCCTTCCCCCTTCCCCCTTCCCCCTTCATCCTTAACCAATCGCCGCTAAAATATCTTGAGCGTGGTTAGCGGTGTTAACGTTAGCGTCAACGTGGATGATTTTGCCACTACCATCAATTACATAGGTGACGCGCTTGGCATATCCGCCGCCATCTACATCGTAAGCCTTGATAATTGCACCGTCGGTGTCAGCCAACAGAGGAAAAGGCAGGTTAAATTTTTCAGTAAATTGTTGGTGAGAAGATTCATCATCTTTGCTGACTCCTAGTACCACAATGTCTTTACCTTCGTAGTCAGCGTAGTTATCCCGAAAGCTACAAGCTTGTTTGGTGCAGCCAGGGGTGTCATCTTTAGGATAAAAATACAAAACAACAGTTTTACCAGCCAAGTCAGACAGGGAAACGGTGTTCCCGTTGGTGTCTTTGGCAGTAAATGCTGGCGCAGATGTCCCAACCGCTAGAGCCATAAATTTAGTTTCCTTGTCATTTCAGATGGTTTCACCTTTTGGATTTTACTGCTTAGTTGTGGCGGTAGCGATCGCAAAATGGTTGCCACTAGAGAAAACGCGCTTATGATAGAAAACGAATAAAAAGACTTTATAACAACCGCCAAGTTAAACCCTTAATTCTAGACCCTTCTTTCCCTAGCCCCTATCCCCTAGCCCCTATCTACTAGTTGTCTTCTACCATTGCTGATTAAATATCGATGATATCTATTAACTCAAAAGCTGCTAAACCCGTTTCTTATCCCCAAAAAACTGTCCGACGAGCAGAAAGGGCACTACGGTGTTCTCCCTTCCAATTGGCTTTGTTCGTGATGATGCGCTCTCGCAGCATTGACGTTCAAGAAATGGCAGGTGTTCCAGGCTATCAGCAGCAATATACCCAAAGTCCTCTTTCAGAATTGGGCGCTGACAATGCCTTAATGTGGCTAATTCAAGTAGGGGTGTTGCGGCGAGAGGTAGACGGACAGGGAATTACCAATAGTTTTCGCCTGACACCTTTGGGATACCAAATTATCGAGCAATGGGAGCAGCAAGGCGGTAAGATACCAACTGCTTCATTTAGCGATCGCATCTACAATACCTTGCATCGTTGGCTCCGACTACCCTTCTAAAGGATGAAGGGTAAAGGATGAAGGATGAAGTGTGAAGGATGAAAATTTATTATATTTATCTCCCTCTCTCCCCTGCTCCCCTGCTCCCCATCCCCCCATCCCCCCATCCCCTCACTCACTCCCTCACAGTTATAAATACCCTATGAAAGCAATTATGGTGGTGGGAACTACCTCCCACGCTGGAAAAACTCTTTTAACTGCTGCTATTTGTCGCATTCTGTCACGACGCGGTTGGCGTTTAACGCCTTTTAAAGGACAGAATATGGCTCTCAATGCTTACGTAACCATTACTGGCGGAGAAATCGGTCATGCTCAAGCGGTGCAAGCTTGGGCGGCTGGAATTACCCCTAGCGTGGAGATGAACCCCATTTTACTCAAACCCCAAGGGGATATGACTTCCCAGGTAATTATTAAAGGTAAAGCTGTGGGTAGAGCTACCGCACTAGAGTACTACGAGCAATATTTTGATGTAGGTTGGCAAGCAATTACCGAATCGCTGCAAATATTAGGTTCTGAATTCGATTTAATTGTATGTGAAGGTGCCGGTAGCCCAGCCGAAATCAACCTCAAACATCGCGACTTAACTAATATGCGAGTGGCACGCTATTTAAATGCTCCCACTATATTAGTAGTAGATATCGATCGCGGCGGTGCTTTCGCTCATGTAGTTGGTACTTTAGAATTATTAGAACCAGCCGAAAGAAATTTAATTAAAGGCGTAATTATCAACAAATTTCGCGGACAGCGCAGTTTGTTACAACCGGGTATTAAATGGTTGGAAGAACGCACGGGTATCCCAGTAATTGGCGTCATTCCCTGGCTCGAACAACAATTTCCCGCCGAAGATTCCCTAGATTTATTTGAACGTCGCTCTCGCAATCACCATGCAGACATTACCATTGGTGTAATTCGGTTACCGAGAATTTCTAATTTCACTGATTTCGATCCCCTGGAAGCAGAATCTACGGTTAATTTAAAATATATCAATCCCAAACAAGATTTAGGACATCCAGATGCGGTAATTATTCCCGGTTCTAAGACTACTGTTGCTGATTTAAATTATCTTAATCAAACGGGAATGGCAGAAGCAATTAAGGACTATGTAGCCGCAGGTGGTACGGTGATGGGAATTTGCGGCGGTTTCCAAATGTTGGGTAAAATTGTAGCCGATCCGGAAGGAATTGAAGGTTCGGAAGGTCGGGCTGAAGGTTTGGGATTGCTACCTTTAAAAACGGTGATTACCCATCAAAAAGTTGCCCGACAACGCCAGGTTACATCTAATTTTCCGCAAATTGGTTTACCAGTAGTTGGATATGAAATTCATCAAGGGCGCACCCGCACGCTAGAAGCAGCAGATACTCAACCTTTATTTGACGACCCTTATTTGGGAATGGTTGACTCCACTCAATCAGTTTGGGGTACTTATATGCACGGGATTTTTGATAATGGCCCTTGGCGACGTGCTTGGTTGAATTTGCTAAGACAACAACGAGGTTTGCCTGCTTTACCTAATGGAATTCCCAATTATCGCGAACAGCGAGAAGCTTTGTTAGATTTCTTGGCAAGTGAGGTAGAAAAACATCTAGATTTATCACCCATTTTGTCTCGTTAAGTCATTTGAAGAAAGAATACAAAATCCATAATTCAGTAGTCAGAATAATGACCAATAACAAACGACCAATAACAAATGACCAATGACCAATGACAAATAACCAATAACAAATGACCAATGACCAATAACAAATGACTAAAATTAGATTTTTACCAGATAACGCGATCGTAGAGGCTGAAGTGGGAGAACCGCTTTTACAAGTAGCTGAACGGGCGGGGGTTTTTATTCCGACTGGTTGCTTGATGGGTTCCTGTCACGCTTGCGAAGTAGAAATTGAGGATGGGCATTGCATTCGTGCTTGTATCACAGCAGTACCACCAGGACGGGAAGAGTTGACGATTAATCTATTGGTCGATGATCCGATCTGGTGAGAATGATAAACTTGTCATTTATTTGAGGATTATTAATGAGCCAGGAAGATTATATTGTCAAAGAAGCATGGCAAGCGCTGGAAGATTCGATTATTTATTATCAAGGTCGTCCAGTGGGTACGGTAGCTGCTCGCGATCCGGAGGTGGAAGCACTTAATTACGACCAATGTTTTATTAGGGATTTTGTTTCTTCTGCCCTGCTTTTTTTAGTGAAAGGTAGAACGGAGATAGTTCATAATTTTTTGGAAGAAACTTTAAAATTACAGCCGAAAGAAAGGCAATTGGTATCTTCTAAACCCGGTCGGGGGTTGATGCCAGCTAGTTTTAAGGTGCAACATCTTGATGGGAAGGAACGGTTAAAAGCGGATTTTGGCGAACACGCGATCGCCAGAGTAGCTCCTGTAGATTCTTGCCTTTGGTGGATGATACTTTTGCGTGCATATATTCGAGCTACTAACGATACCGCTTTAGTCGAGCGAGAAGACTTCCAACAGGGTATCAAGTTAATCATGGAACTGTGCTTGGTGGCGCGGTTCGATATGTATCCTACCCTGCTGGTTCCCGATGGCGCTAGCATGATCGATCGTCGGATGGGTCTTTACGGTCATCCTTTAGATATTCAATCTTTATTTTATGCTGCGTTACGAGTTGGCAAAGAATTGCTTTTAGATAAATCGGAAAATCAATATCTAATACAAGCAATTCGCACGCGCATTTTAGATTTAACCGAACATATTCGCGTAAACTATTGGCTAGATAATCACCGTTTGAATGTAATTTACCGCTATGAAGTGGA from Leptolyngbyaceae cyanobacterium encodes the following:
- a CDS encoding glycoside hydrolase 100 family protein; this translates as MSQEDYIVKEAWQALEDSIIYYQGRPVGTVAARDPEVEALNYDQCFIRDFVSSALLFLVKGRTEIVHNFLEETLKLQPKERQLVSSKPGRGLMPASFKVQHLDGKERLKADFGEHAIARVAPVDSCLWWMILLRAYIRATNDTALVEREDFQQGIKLIMELCLVARFDMYPTLLVPDGASMIDRRMGLYGHPLDIQSLFYAALRVGKELLLDKSENQYLIQAIRTRILDLTEHIRVNYWLDNHRLNVIYRYEVEEYGEEALNKFNIYSDSIPFYTLTEWLPEGGGYLAGNLGPSQIDCRFFSLGNLMAVISSLTDKYQSLGILSLIETRWKNLVGDMPMKLCFPALEDIEWKILTGCDPKNRAWSYHNGGSWPVLLWMLIAASEKMGRPELGHRAIKTAEKRLCKDEWPEYYDGKNGRLVGKEARRYQTWTIAGYLLAKEIVENPDHLKLVSFDEYLELN
- a CDS encoding peroxiredoxin, with product MALAVGTSAPAFTAKDTNGNTVSLSDLAGKTVVLYFYPKDDTPGCTKQACSFRDNYADYEGKDIVVLGVSKDDESSHQQFTEKFNLPFPLLADTDGAIIKAYDVDGGGYAKRVTYVIDGSGKIIHVDANVNTANHAQDILAAIG
- the cobQ gene encoding cobyric acid synthase CobQ, producing the protein MKAIMVVGTTSHAGKTLLTAAICRILSRRGWRLTPFKGQNMALNAYVTITGGEIGHAQAVQAWAAGITPSVEMNPILLKPQGDMTSQVIIKGKAVGRATALEYYEQYFDVGWQAITESLQILGSEFDLIVCEGAGSPAEINLKHRDLTNMRVARYLNAPTILVVDIDRGGAFAHVVGTLELLEPAERNLIKGVIINKFRGQRSLLQPGIKWLEERTGIPVIGVIPWLEQQFPAEDSLDLFERRSRNHHADITIGVIRLPRISNFTDFDPLEAESTVNLKYINPKQDLGHPDAVIIPGSKTTVADLNYLNQTGMAEAIKDYVAAGGTVMGICGGFQMLGKIVADPEGIEGSEGRAEGLGLLPLKTVITHQKVARQRQVTSNFPQIGLPVVGYEIHQGRTRTLEAADTQPLFDDPYLGMVDSTQSVWGTYMHGIFDNGPWRRAWLNLLRQQRGLPALPNGIPNYREQREALLDFLASEVEKHLDLSPILSR
- a CDS encoding 2Fe-2S iron-sulfur cluster-binding protein, coding for MTKIRFLPDNAIVEAEVGEPLLQVAERAGVFIPTGCLMGSCHACEVEIEDGHCIRACITAVPPGREELTINLLVDDPIW
- a CDS encoding Npun_F0494 family protein, whose product is MISINSKAAKPVSYPQKTVRRAERALRCSPFQLALFVMMRSRSIDVQEMAGVPGYQQQYTQSPLSELGADNALMWLIQVGVLRREVDGQGITNSFRLTPLGYQIIEQWEQQGGKIPTASFSDRIYNTLHRWLRLPF